In a genomic window of Equus caballus isolate H_3958 breed thoroughbred chromosome 9, TB-T2T, whole genome shotgun sequence:
- the GPIHBP1 gene encoding glycosylphosphatidylinositol-anchored high density lipoprotein-binding protein 1 isoform X1: MKALTAVLLALLLCRQPGSGQVQDEEDEDTDLEVEDFEDNEDEDEDEEEASMTAGSRGTALLRCYSCQALHGEERCNQTQSCILRQAFCKTLLSHGNTELGPLTTYSAWCADMCQPINKTVEETVITMTCCQSNLCNVPPWQDPLGRGAGSPQGSPTTVAPALLLGLLASRQAMGS; the protein is encoded by the exons ATGAAGGCGCTCACGGCTGTCCTGTTGGCCCTGCTGTTGTGCCGGCAGCCAG GGAGTGGGCAGGTGCAGGACGAGGAGGATGAAGACACGGACCTTGAGGTGGAGGACTTTGAGGACAACGAGGACGAGGACGAGGACGAGGAGGAGGCCAGCATGACTGCAGGCAGCAGGGGCACAG CGCTGCTGCGCTGCTACTCCTGCCAGGCCCTGCACGGCGAGGAGCGCTGCAACCAGACGCAGAGCTGCATCCTCAGGCAGGCTTTCTGCAAGACCCTCCTCTCCCACGGGAACACGG AGTTGGGTCCCCTGACCACCTACTCAGCATGGTGTGCGGACATGTGTCAACCCATCAACAAGACAGTGGAAGAGACTGTGATAACCATGACCTGCTGCCAGTCCAACCTGTGCAACGTCCCACCCTGGCAGGACCCACTGGGCAGGGGGGCAGGCAGCCCCCAGGGTAGCCCCACAACTGTGGCTCCCGCCCTTCTGCTGGGCCTCCTTGCCAGCCGTCAGGCAATGGGGTCCTGA
- the GPIHBP1 gene encoding glycosylphosphatidylinositol-anchored high density lipoprotein-binding protein 1 isoform X2: MKALTAVLLALLLCRQPGSGQVQDEEDEDTDLEVEDFEDNEDEDEDEEEASMTAGSRGTGPARRGALQPDAELHPQAGFLQDPPLPREHGVGSPDHLLSMVCGHVSTHQQDSGRDCDNHDLLPVQPVQRPTLAGPTGQGGRQPPG; encoded by the exons ATGAAGGCGCTCACGGCTGTCCTGTTGGCCCTGCTGTTGTGCCGGCAGCCAG GGAGTGGGCAGGTGCAGGACGAGGAGGATGAAGACACGGACCTTGAGGTGGAGGACTTTGAGGACAACGAGGACGAGGACGAGGACGAGGAGGAGGCCAGCATGACTGCAGGCAGCAGGGGCACAG GCCCTGCACGGCGAGGAGCGCTGCAACCAGACGCAGAGCTGCATCCTCAGGCAGGCTTTCTGCAAGACCCTCCTCTCCCACGGGAACACGG AGTTGGGTCCCCTGACCACCTACTCAGCATGGTGTGCGGACATGTGTCAACCCATCAACAAGACAGTGGAAGAGACTGTGATAACCATGACCTGCTGCCAGTCCAACCTGTGCAACGTCCCACCCTGGCAGGACCCACTGGGCAGGGGGGCAGGCAGCCCCCAGGGTAG